The following proteins are encoded in a genomic region of Stegostoma tigrinum isolate sSteTig4 chromosome 10, sSteTig4.hap1, whole genome shotgun sequence:
- the LOC125455662 gene encoding serine/threonine-protein kinase PAK 6-like: MWKKRRSHRLEISAPRDFEHRLHTSFDPHGQKFVGLPQQWQGLLAETPKRPRPLVDPSRVTPVELTPLKPIVRGSKSSVNGHITELLADLQKVSVSRSNSLRRSAACCPRGPPCPLRRIEEDSTQEMQKKLPGPARRWSRIFSRGHHGKGRGGEGGSSAVRPSCGRPDASKPAQNLSVPSLEYERQRAHSMHRFSPPRAQDASLPSNGVPAETAPSHSDRRLRPGRRNSLGWRPISCFFGQSSPKGTRGHGTGTLLKHSIAGHPLNSHLSTGASPDTSARVTTAKQTQLNSSEYRTSLLFPPCLGSAERTYSGLRPVAMDLSLYKRPRTVHSILAVLWLVVYQQ; encoded by the exons ATGTGGAAGAAGAGGAGGTCCCATCGCTTGGAGATTTCAGCTCCTCGGGACTTTGAGCACAGGCTGCACACCTCCTTTGACCCCCATGGCCAGAAGTTTGTCGGCCTGCCCCAGCAATGGCAGGGGCTGCTGGCGGAAACCCCGAAGCGGCCAAGGCCTCTGGTGGATCCATCCAGGGTCACCCCTGTGGAGCTCACTCCGCTGAAG CCCATCGTCCGTGGGAGCAAGTCGTCAGTCAATGGGCACATCACGGAACTGCTGGCCGACCTGCAGAAAGTCTCTGTCTCCAGGTCCAACTCTCTACGGAGAAGCGCGGCCTGCTGCCCTCGGGGGCCACCCTGCCCGCTCAGGAGGATCGAGGAAGACAGCACCCAGGAGATGCAGAAGAAGCTGCCCGGTCCTGCGCGCCGCTGGAGCAGGATCTTCTCCCGCGGTCACCACGGGAAGGGCCGAGGGGGTGAGGGCGGGAGCTCCGCGGTGAGGCCTTCGTGCGGCCGACCAGATGCGAGTAAGCCGGCCCAGAACCTCTCCGTCCCCTCTTTGGAGTATGAGCGGCAGAGGGCGCACTCCATGCACCGTTTCTCCCCCCCACGTGCTCAGGATGCCAGTCTCCCCTCGAATGGAGTCCCCGCAGAGACTGCTCCGTCTCACTCAGACAGGAGGCTGAGACCAGGCAGGAGGAACAGTCTGGGCTGGAGGCCCATCTCTTGCTTCTTTGGTCAGTCCAGCCCAAAGGGCACGAGGGGACACGGCACGGGTACCTTGCTAAAGCACAGCATCGCGGGTCACCCACTCAACAGCCATCTGTCCACGGGGGCCTCGCCAGACACATCGGCAAGAGTCACCACGGCCAAACAAACTCAG CttaactccagtgagtacaggacCAGCCTACTCTTCCCTCCATGCCTGGGATCAGCTGAGCGAACCTACTCTGGACTGCGCCCAGTGGCAATGGACCTTTCCTTATACAAGAggcccagaactgttcacagtatcctAGCTGTTCTCTGGCTGGTGGTATATCAACAATAA